The following nucleotide sequence is from Diospyros lotus cultivar Yz01 chromosome 3, ASM1463336v1, whole genome shotgun sequence.
aacaaaacaaaaggggAGATCACATCATTATTACATCCATCTACATGCACATAACAAcatgcatcatcatcatcatgataGCCGCATCCGCCTACAACGTGCGTTACCATAGCACCTTCACACGTTCTTCCCACCGCCTcttttctctctataaataagcccTCAACTAGACTGCTCTCGACGTATTTGCTCGCTCGCTTCAACTTCAAAACAATGGGAGAGGTAAGTATCGAAATCTCCACTTCCACTTCAACACCCTCTTCACTcgctctctccccccccccccccccccccctcctcttctctctctctgattttctttttctttttttttggctgtTTGATgcagaagaagacgaagaacgAAGTTGAAAAAAAGCAAAAGGGCAACAAGAAAAGCGATGGAGATGGAGGGAAGAAGGACGACGGCTCGCTCACGGTGGTTTTGAAGGTCGACATGCATTGTGAGGGCTGTGCCACCAAGATTAAAAGGTGTATTCGAGGCATTAAAGGTTTGTTTTCCATTTTCTCTTCAGATTCGTGGAAGTTAGTACGTGCTCTGTTTTGCTCTGTATATATCTACACTgttcttttctttgattttctcgtttttcttgtaattttcccGGTATTGATTGTAGTCCTACTTACCTATCAAAAAGAAACTACAGTCCTACTTAcctgtcaaaaaaaaaaattgtagtcCTACTTAGCCTTTCCCCACTGTTTGcgttttggtaatttttatgtagttcttgtaaaatttgtctCCGGCTTTTACCAATAGGTTGGACGGATTTGTCAGTCGAAGCATCCAGAGAATAAGgatctttgaatttttttcctctGGTATGGCTGTGAGTTTGTTGCTTATTTCTTGCAATGTTTGCTATTTTTGTGCTAAGGTGTTGAATCCGTGAGAGGAGGCGACGTTGACTCGAATAAGCTGACGGTGATAGGAAAAGTGGATCCTGTGGCGCTTCGCGAGATGGTTGAGAAGAAGGCGAAGAAGAAGGTCGAACTCATTTCTCCATCGCCGAATAAAGAGAATGACAACAACGGCAACAAAGACAAGGGCAAGGACAAGGATGCTGGTGGAGGAGGGGAGAAGAAGACCGGAGAAAAACCAGAGAAAAAGCCAGACGACAAGAAGCCCAAAGAGGTAGATGCCTGCTCTCTGCTAATGTGCGCCTCTGTCGTTTTTGCTTCTTCCTTCCCTCTCTGTATTCTGGTGTTTTGTCTTTTGCGTTGCGCATCTGGTGCACGTTATCCAGGCCAGATGTTTCACATCAAACGTTTCATTCCactcaattcaattcaaattcaattgcaattttgAAAGATGTGGCAGTTACTGCGATTTAAGCGGTAATCATAGGAGGCGCATTTTAGCGCAGTCCATCAAATTTATTAGAGTCGAGATGGTTTCGGATTTTCATTCGTTACCTACCATTCCCGTCAAAGTCCGTTTGGCAGCGCATTTTAGCCTGACCTATTTTAATCACACCCTTTGgtttattaatttgtttgactactaaattaattttattaaattattacaattaattaatagtttctgtttataattttattagccTCCGATAACCACGGCGGTGATGAAGATGAATCTGCACTGCGAGGGCTGCATCCAGAAGATTCGCAAAACCGTCACCAAGACCAAAGGTGAGAATATCAATTCCTCTCCACCCTCTCAAACAACTCATAACGGTGTACTTTTGCAGCGTAATTGAACGATTAACGGCGTTGCAGGGTACCAGGATATGTCCATTGACGGGCAGAAGAATCTAGTGACTGTGAAGGGGGCGATGGACAT
It contains:
- the LOC127797366 gene encoding heavy metal-associated isoprenylated plant protein 3 — encoded protein: MGEKKTKNEVEKKQKGNKKSDGDGGKKDDGSLTVVLKVDMHCEGCATKIKRCIRGIKGVESVRGGDVDSNKLTVIGKVDPVALREMVEKKAKKKVELISPSPNKENDNNGNKDKGKDKDAGGGGEKKTGEKPEKKPDDKKPKEPPITTAVMKMNLHCEGCIQKIRKTVTKTKGYQDMSIDGQKNLVTVKGAMDMNALAKSLSEKIKKPVEIVPPKKEGGGGGGGSEKKEKGGGGEKKEKGGDKGEPAVGGGGGNVGIQAAENRVQYLQYGYPNPYVYGYELGYYPIQHFHAPQMFSDENPNACSIM